A portion of the Chitinivorax sp. PXF-14 genome contains these proteins:
- a CDS encoding fumarate hydratase, with protein MTVIRQQDFIDSIYDSLQFISYYHPIDYIQALGAAYEREESPAAKDAIAQILTNSRMCAEGHRPICQDTGIVCAFVKVGMDVRWEGCTMSIQDMVNEGVRRAYNDADNKLRASVLADPAGLRKNTRDNTPAVVHFDLVPGNTIEVKIAAKGGGSENKSKFAMLNPSDSIVDWVLKTVPLMGAGWCPPGMLGIGIGGTAEKAMMLAKESLMEHIDIQELIARGPQNRVEELRIELFEKVNALGIGAQGLGGLTTVLDVKILDYPTHAASLPIAMIPNCAATRHVEFSLDGSGPAKLDAPKLEDWPAVTWSASASARRVDLNQVTAEDVASWKPGETLLLNGKLLTGRDAAHKRMVDMLNKGEKLPVDFTNRFIYYVGPVDPVRDEVVGPAGPTTATRMDKFTRQMLEQTGLLGMVGKAERGPVAIDAIKDSKAVYLMAVGGAAYLVSKAIKAAKVVAFEDLGMEAIYEFDIVDMPVTVAVDSQGTSVHKTGPAEWQARIGKIPVATN; from the coding sequence ATGACCGTGATTCGCCAGCAAGACTTCATCGATAGCATCTACGACAGCCTGCAGTTCATTTCCTACTACCATCCGATCGACTATATCCAGGCGCTCGGCGCGGCGTATGAACGCGAAGAATCCCCTGCCGCCAAGGATGCCATCGCTCAGATCCTGACCAATTCGCGTATGTGTGCCGAGGGGCATCGCCCGATCTGCCAGGACACCGGCATCGTCTGCGCCTTCGTCAAGGTCGGCATGGATGTGCGTTGGGAAGGCTGTACCATGTCCATTCAGGACATGGTCAATGAAGGCGTGCGCCGTGCCTACAACGATGCCGACAACAAGCTGCGTGCCTCGGTCCTCGCCGACCCGGCCGGCCTGCGCAAGAACACGCGCGACAACACGCCCGCCGTCGTACATTTCGACCTGGTGCCGGGTAACACCATCGAGGTGAAGATCGCGGCGAAGGGCGGCGGCTCGGAAAACAAGTCCAAGTTCGCGATGCTCAACCCGTCCGACAGCATCGTCGACTGGGTGCTCAAGACCGTACCGTTGATGGGCGCTGGCTGGTGCCCGCCGGGGATGCTTGGCATCGGCATCGGCGGCACCGCGGAAAAGGCGATGATGCTGGCCAAGGAATCGTTGATGGAGCACATCGACATCCAGGAGCTGATCGCGCGCGGCCCGCAAAACCGTGTCGAGGAACTGCGCATCGAGCTGTTCGAGAAGGTCAACGCACTTGGCATCGGTGCGCAGGGCCTGGGCGGCCTGACGACGGTGCTCGACGTGAAGATTCTCGATTACCCGACGCACGCTGCCAGCTTGCCGATCGCCATGATCCCGAACTGCGCCGCAACACGCCACGTTGAATTCTCGCTGGACGGCAGCGGCCCCGCCAAGCTCGATGCACCCAAGCTGGAAGACTGGCCGGCCGTGACCTGGTCGGCCTCGGCCTCGGCGCGCCGTGTCGATCTGAACCAGGTGACGGCAGAAGACGTCGCCAGCTGGAAGCCGGGCGAAACCCTGCTGCTGAACGGCAAGCTGCTGACGGGGCGCGACGCGGCCCACAAGCGCATGGTGGACATGCTCAACAAGGGCGAGAAGTTGCCGGTCGATTTCACCAACCGCTTTATCTATTATGTCGGCCCCGTCGATCCGGTACGCGACGAAGTGGTTGGCCCTGCTGGCCCGACGACGGCCACGCGCATGGACAAGTTCACACGCCAGATGCTGGAGCAGACCGGCCTGCTGGGCATGGTGGGCAAGGCTGAGCGCGGCCCCGTTGCGATCGATGCGATCAAGGACAGCAAGGCGGTATACCTGATGGCCGTTGGTGGCGCGGCCTACCTGGTGTCGAAGGCGATCAAGGCGGCCAAGGTCGTCGCCTTTGAAGACCTGGGCATGGAGGCCATTTACGAGTTCGACATCGTCGACATGCCGGTGACGGTTGCCGTCGATAGCCAGGGTACGTCGGTCCACAAGACCGGCCCAGCTGAGTGGCAGGCCCGGATCGGCAAGATTCCCGTCGCCACAAACTGA
- a CDS encoding DUF6160 family protein: MKKSLIAAALALASVPAFAQMTNVDDEVLGTQTGQEGISIALTIKAHIDDVIWTDDGNSLHFQDIAIGSGSTIARQVGFAVGGNTQYLSTGTDYSNPVIFLSPIRIDVKKLDQINFTIVDQGMGTAPAGLVNVNGTATNVPNGNTLAPGYVVNYADYLKAYGANDVLEGGAGSNGAPGSITGTNYASAIVIEMPRTVASFRVGAIKVGNGASMGSLEMKGMDFYGTKVAIWGHQ; the protein is encoded by the coding sequence ATGAAGAAGTCTCTGATTGCTGCTGCACTGGCCCTGGCATCCGTTCCTGCTTTCGCTCAAATGACCAACGTCGACGACGAAGTTCTGGGCACCCAAACCGGTCAAGAAGGTATCAGCATCGCACTGACCATCAAGGCTCACATCGATGACGTGATCTGGACTGACGATGGCAACTCCCTGCACTTCCAAGACATCGCGATCGGTAGCGGCAGCACCATCGCTCGTCAAGTTGGCTTCGCAGTTGGTGGCAACACTCAGTACCTGAGCACTGGCACTGACTACTCCAACCCGGTTATCTTCCTGTCGCCGATCCGTATCGACGTTAAGAAGCTGGACCAAATCAACTTCACTATCGTTGATCAAGGCATGGGCACTGCACCTGCTGGCCTCGTAAACGTTAACGGCACTGCTACCAACGTTCCGAACGGCAACACCCTGGCTCCGGGCTACGTTGTTAACTACGCTGACTACCTGAAGGCTTACGGCGCTAACGACGTTCTCGAAGGTGGTGCTGGCTCCAACGGCGCTCCTGGCTCGATCACTGGCACCAACTACGCTTCCGCAATCGTAATCGAAATGCCGCGTACTGTTGCTAGCTTCCGCGTCGGCGCGATCAAGGTAGGTAACGGTGCTTCGATGGGCTCCTTGGAAATGAAGGGTATGGACTTCTACGGTACCAAGGTTGCAATCTGGGGTCACCAGTAA
- a CDS encoding C39 family peptidase produces the protein MAMTNVGLTDIKDSPDGVYPVQTIPEFRGGEQIAIRPLSDLKYSGLVHQAFDYSCGSAALTTVLNYFLSESLQESEVMEGMLKFGEKDKIVQRRGFSLLDMKRYVASLGYKSAGFKAELSDLIDLRQPGIVGIQHAGFKHFVVFREIRDGHIYLADPAQGKISFTTSEFLKFWDGNVLFLIYPKDGVDINNRLELTDNDLRVMDEDRIRQSVLATLPAFGLPLDRKVDKAAGGTVYYKHK, from the coding sequence ATGGCGATGACCAATGTCGGCCTGACTGACATCAAGGACAGCCCCGACGGCGTTTACCCTGTACAAACCATTCCGGAATTCAGGGGGGGCGAACAGATCGCCATCCGTCCCTTGTCCGACCTCAAATACAGCGGCCTGGTGCATCAGGCATTCGACTACAGCTGTGGCTCGGCTGCGCTGACAACCGTTCTTAATTATTTCCTCAGCGAAAGCCTGCAAGAGTCGGAAGTCATGGAAGGCATGCTCAAGTTCGGCGAGAAGGACAAGATCGTGCAGCGTCGTGGTTTCTCGCTGCTCGACATGAAACGCTATGTCGCATCGCTAGGCTACAAGAGCGCGGGCTTCAAGGCTGAATTGAGCGATCTGATCGACCTGCGTCAACCGGGCATCGTTGGTATTCAGCATGCAGGTTTCAAGCATTTCGTGGTGTTCCGCGAGATCCGCGACGGCCATATCTATTTGGCAGATCCTGCCCAGGGCAAGATCAGTTTTACGACATCCGAGTTTCTCAAGTTCTGGGATGGTAACGTGCTGTTCCTCATCTATCCCAAGGACGGCGTCGATATCAACAATCGTCTGGAACTGACTGACAACGATTTGCGCGTGATGGACGAAGATCGCATCCGGCAATCGGTGTTGGCTACGCTACCGGCTTTTGGCCTGCCACTGGATCGTAAGGTCGATAAAGCCGCAGGCGGCACGGTTTATTACAAGCATAAATAG
- a CDS encoding transporter → MNKQIVALALALMGGTAVAADADAEPKRTPLGVNQIQEPGESKKLQPVTDLPQDSRPAATAAEAPAAPAQASQKNAKKGKGAKTATASAEAVAAPAAAQKAAEPKAATAQAPAEPKPVAETKPAVASTPAPAAAPASAPPAKTAAAPAAGGKDTTDAARQALAKQEGDKDNKKLAEDVLTSQEKNYTLLKKGSFDFSYDFNYSYISADRLDYAVASNSQNQFNISKFGLERDATHTVTNTITGDYGLRDNLTVGVSVPLVYKYDSSNNLKRWVTGIGDLSLNTRWQPIEVSRRMPSLTINGSVRAPTGISPYEIIAGKELSTGSGYWGGTVSGNLSKVIDPVVLFGSLGYSYNLKKTGLNQVRGNEGRRISAIEPGSGFNVGAGFGYALSYDIALNLSTQVSWSKQSQLIFHDGTSVMLDMETSGSMNFGLTWRLDPKFTLGFTAAIGLTNESPDFSFGVNMPLNF, encoded by the coding sequence TTGAACAAGCAAATCGTCGCGCTGGCCTTGGCGCTTATGGGTGGAACCGCAGTCGCAGCCGATGCGGATGCCGAGCCGAAACGCACACCGCTTGGTGTGAACCAGATCCAGGAGCCGGGGGAGTCCAAAAAACTGCAACCGGTAACGGACCTGCCGCAGGACAGCCGCCCGGCTGCCACGGCAGCTGAGGCACCCGCTGCTCCGGCGCAGGCCAGCCAGAAAAACGCCAAGAAGGGCAAAGGCGCCAAGACCGCAACGGCAAGCGCGGAAGCCGTAGCTGCACCCGCCGCGGCACAAAAGGCAGCGGAACCCAAGGCTGCCACGGCGCAAGCGCCAGCCGAACCTAAACCAGTAGCAGAGACGAAGCCCGCTGTCGCGTCGACACCGGCCCCAGCTGCCGCACCAGCCAGCGCACCGCCGGCCAAGACCGCTGCGGCGCCTGCTGCCGGCGGCAAGGATACAACCGATGCGGCTCGCCAGGCACTGGCGAAGCAGGAAGGCGACAAGGACAACAAGAAGCTGGCTGAAGACGTGCTGACCTCGCAGGAAAAGAACTACACCCTGCTCAAGAAGGGCTCGTTCGATTTCAGCTATGACTTCAACTACAGCTATATCAGCGCGGATCGCCTCGATTACGCCGTCGCCAGCAACAGCCAGAACCAGTTCAATATCTCCAAGTTCGGGCTGGAGCGTGACGCGACGCATACGGTGACCAACACGATTACCGGCGACTATGGCCTGCGCGACAACCTGACCGTGGGTGTGTCAGTACCGCTGGTGTACAAGTACGACTCGTCCAACAATCTGAAGCGCTGGGTGACCGGTATCGGTGATCTCTCGCTCAACACGCGCTGGCAGCCTATCGAGGTGTCGCGCCGCATGCCGTCGCTGACCATCAACGGCTCGGTGCGTGCGCCGACCGGCATCAGCCCCTACGAGATCATCGCCGGCAAGGAATTGTCGACCGGTAGCGGCTATTGGGGCGGCACCGTCAGCGGCAACCTGTCCAAGGTCATCGACCCGGTCGTGCTGTTCGGCTCCCTGGGCTACTCGTACAACCTCAAGAAGACTGGCCTGAACCAGGTGCGCGGCAACGAAGGCCGCCGTATCTCCGCCATCGAGCCGGGCAGCGGCTTCAACGTGGGCGCCGGCTTCGGCTACGCCTTGTCGTACGATATCGCGCTGAACCTGTCGACCCAGGTGTCGTGGTCCAAGCAATCGCAGCTGATCTTCCATGATGGCACCTCGGTCATGCTCGACATGGAAACCTCGGGCTCGATGAACTTTGGCCTGACCTGGCGCCTCGACCCCAAATTCACGCTCGGCTTTACTGCCGCCATCGGCTTGACCAACGAGTCGCCTGACTTCTCGTTCGGCGTGAACATGCCGCTCAACTTCTAA
- a CDS encoding OmpP1/FadL family transporter, translating into MAKSTYSLRGKWREALVASVLAALSAPSLAAVGENIGVSLRAMSLGNAVTADPGGIEAVHYNPAGLTHLTGKRHDLTLMAARVRTFAEFNAPEDYKGIFGFKEDPVIGQRSTSADHAFYVPGIGLVKPKVPVIVAPMSGFSYNEPDSRFTFADMLFAPQLVAYDRSRQGDDDPTRFGGRTMVLQRFTYFAPSMGYKVSDTLSLGVTASLSHHALALNTDFRAPNQLLAMVGQLQKALCPEGGNPIDTVLFGLCSKGRMNPFNKIANLEFQVSVPSDPTLYLGFLWEPNDWFALGGVYQSESKMRMTGKYKFEYDPNIRAFYDGVSHSALGPIILAALAQPSSVPEKEEGNVTLTLPYPKHIQVGTKFKFGRIQLNGDVSWTNWKAWENFVFDFDQELSALQMARLFGYPDATKLVMPRGYKNTWSGGIGLQVDVTSKLRTRMGVEFRKSSVRPDRIDTVAPLSDDRLYGIGFGYSIDKFTDIDATIAFLHTRYTAQANSSCNLNCDNLLNVVYNPYAGLDVTTGLKVDVGGITIRKRF; encoded by the coding sequence ATGGCGAAGTCAACATACAGCCTGCGCGGCAAGTGGCGCGAGGCGCTCGTAGCCTCTGTCCTGGCGGCGCTGAGCGCTCCGTCGCTGGCGGCGGTCGGGGAAAACATCGGTGTCAGCCTGCGTGCCATGTCGCTGGGCAATGCCGTGACGGCCGACCCGGGCGGGATCGAGGCGGTACACTACAACCCGGCGGGGCTTACCCACCTGACCGGCAAGCGGCATGATCTGACCTTGATGGCGGCACGTGTGCGCACGTTTGCCGAGTTCAATGCGCCGGAGGATTACAAGGGCATCTTCGGCTTCAAGGAAGACCCGGTCATCGGCCAGCGCAGCACCAGTGCCGATCACGCGTTCTACGTCCCGGGCATCGGCCTGGTGAAGCCCAAGGTGCCGGTCATCGTGGCGCCGATGAGCGGCTTCTCGTACAACGAGCCCGATTCTCGCTTCACCTTCGCGGACATGCTGTTTGCGCCGCAGCTGGTGGCCTACGACCGCTCGCGCCAAGGGGATGACGATCCGACCCGCTTCGGCGGTCGCACCATGGTGCTGCAGCGTTTCACCTATTTCGCGCCATCGATGGGCTACAAGGTCAGCGATACCTTGTCGCTGGGCGTGACGGCATCACTGTCGCACCATGCGCTGGCGCTCAATACCGATTTCCGGGCGCCGAACCAGCTGCTCGCGATGGTCGGGCAATTGCAGAAAGCGCTGTGCCCCGAGGGGGGCAACCCGATCGATACGGTATTGTTCGGCCTGTGTAGCAAGGGGCGGATGAACCCGTTCAACAAGATCGCCAACCTGGAGTTCCAGGTTTCCGTTCCTTCCGACCCGACTCTCTATCTGGGCTTTCTGTGGGAACCGAACGACTGGTTCGCGCTCGGCGGCGTGTACCAGAGCGAGAGCAAGATGCGCATGACGGGCAAGTACAAGTTCGAGTACGACCCCAATATCCGCGCCTTCTACGATGGCGTCAGCCATTCGGCTCTGGGCCCGATCATTCTGGCGGCGCTGGCGCAGCCGAGCTCGGTGCCGGAGAAGGAAGAGGGCAACGTGACCTTGACGCTGCCGTATCCGAAGCACATCCAGGTCGGTACCAAGTTCAAGTTCGGCCGTATCCAGTTGAACGGCGACGTCAGCTGGACCAACTGGAAGGCGTGGGAGAACTTCGTCTTCGACTTCGACCAGGAGCTGTCTGCGCTGCAGATGGCCCGCCTGTTCGGTTACCCCGATGCGACCAAGCTGGTGATGCCGCGCGGTTACAAGAACACCTGGAGCGGCGGTATCGGCTTGCAGGTCGATGTGACCAGCAAGCTGCGCACGCGCATGGGGGTGGAGTTCCGCAAGAGCTCGGTGCGGCCGGACCGCATCGATACCGTGGCACCGCTGTCGGATGACCGCTTGTACGGGATCGGCTTCGGCTATTCGATCGACAAGTTCACCGATATCGACGCGACGATCGCCTTCCTGCATACGCGTTACACGGCGCAGGCCAATTCGAGTTGCAACCTGAACTGCGACAACCTGCTGAACGTGGTGTACAACCCGTATGCGGGCCTGGATGTGACCACTGGCCTCAAGGTCGACGTGGGCGGCATCACCATCCGCAAGCGTTTCTAA
- a CDS encoding DHA2 family efflux MFS transporter permease subunit: MRPMLPGLSRSTSPAAIHANRFIIAMTVTLASVLELLDTSIVNVAVPHMMGTLGATLDEIAWVSTGYVVANVIVLPISGWLSSQFGRRNYFALSILLFTIASMACGAATTLESLVMWRIIQGIGGGGLLATAQATIFEVFPQKEMGTAMAIFGMGIMAGPALGPTIGGWLTDAYSWPWIFYINLPFGIVALLLTLIYVPDSGLQQKAERIDYIGLILLAVGIGTLQTMLERGEKQDWFQSGEIITLVIVSFVSLYTFVIHELETEHPIVNLRIMRDGQFSAGLLYAFLTGAALYCTIFMFPVYAQSLMGFNAFQTGMFILPSAIATAIALATTSKLVARGVSPKVLIVLGTVLFCYSMWQHNHFTTESGAGDFFWPLVLRGLGLGMVFVPLNNLAMSNVEAIEIPGASGLYNLTRMLGGSVGIATAATSLGHLQQSERLHLVEHLAGNDPAAMGRLAQLKQILIGRGIPDAMAQIKAYAVMNMQVEKQVTMLAFAKLFLWFGVILACALPLLALMRHNRYSQSVDLH, from the coding sequence ATGCGCCCCATGCTGCCAGGGCTGTCGCGCTCGACCTCGCCCGCGGCCATCCACGCCAACCGCTTCATCATCGCGATGACGGTGACGCTTGCCTCGGTGCTCGAACTGCTCGACACCAGCATCGTCAACGTCGCCGTGCCCCACATGATGGGCACGCTCGGCGCGACGCTCGACGAGATCGCCTGGGTGTCGACCGGTTATGTCGTCGCCAACGTGATCGTGCTGCCGATCTCGGGCTGGCTGTCGAGCCAGTTCGGGCGGCGCAACTACTTCGCGCTGTCCATCCTCCTGTTCACGATCGCATCGATGGCCTGCGGCGCCGCCACCACGCTCGAGTCGCTGGTGATGTGGCGCATCATTCAGGGCATCGGCGGCGGCGGCCTGCTGGCCACCGCGCAGGCGACCATCTTCGAGGTCTTCCCGCAGAAGGAGATGGGCACGGCGATGGCCATCTTCGGCATGGGCATCATGGCGGGCCCGGCGCTCGGCCCGACGATCGGCGGCTGGCTCACCGATGCCTATTCCTGGCCGTGGATCTTCTACATCAACCTGCCATTCGGCATCGTCGCGCTGCTCTTGACGCTGATCTACGTGCCGGACTCGGGCCTGCAGCAAAAGGCCGAGCGCATCGACTATATCGGGCTGATCCTGCTCGCGGTCGGCATCGGCACGCTGCAGACCATGCTCGAGCGCGGCGAGAAGCAAGACTGGTTCCAGTCCGGCGAAATCATCACGCTGGTGATCGTCAGCTTCGTGTCGCTTTACACCTTCGTGATCCACGAGCTGGAGACCGAGCACCCGATCGTGAACCTGCGCATCATGCGCGATGGCCAGTTCAGCGCCGGCCTGCTGTATGCGTTCCTGACCGGGGCCGCGCTGTACTGCACGATCTTCATGTTCCCGGTTTACGCGCAGTCCCTGATGGGATTCAACGCATTCCAGACCGGCATGTTCATCCTGCCCTCGGCCATCGCCACGGCCATCGCGCTGGCCACCACCAGCAAGCTGGTGGCGCGCGGCGTATCGCCGAAGGTGCTCATCGTGCTGGGCACGGTGCTGTTCTGTTACTCGATGTGGCAGCACAACCACTTCACCACCGAAAGCGGTGCCGGCGACTTCTTCTGGCCGCTGGTATTACGCGGGCTGGGGCTGGGGATGGTGTTCGTGCCGCTGAACAACCTCGCCATGTCCAATGTCGAGGCGATCGAGATTCCCGGCGCAAGCGGCCTCTACAACCTGACGCGCATGCTCGGCGGCTCGGTGGGCATCGCCACGGCGGCCACCAGCCTGGGCCACTTGCAGCAGAGCGAGCGCCTGCACCTGGTCGAACACCTGGCCGGCAACGATCCCGCGGCCATGGGCAGGCTGGCCCAGCTCAAGCAGATACTGATCGGGCGCGGCATTCCCGATGCCATGGCGCAGATCAAGGCCTATGCGGTGATGAATATGCAGGTGGAGAAACAGGTAACGATGCTGGCGTTTGCCAAGCTGTTCCTGTGGTTCGGCGTCATCCTGGCCTGCGCCCTGCCGCTGCTGGCGCTGATGCGTCACAACCGCTACTCGCAGAGCGTGGATTTGCACTGA
- a CDS encoding HlyD family secretion protein: MTTETPAGNAAPAKQGKARLVLMIMAIGIAGGLGYRWWYGHHYVSTDNAQVEGRIVPIAARVAGYVRAVNVSDNELVRTDSELVKIDDRDYKAKLLQAEAELAIALSNTGNKQGNDVGQAVAQINWAQANASAASATIKQAEANLQKARNDLERIKSLAAQAMASQQQLDAAETTVRTAEAQLKTSRDSASAAGEQVTVYSAALRSARSKVDAARAVRDLAAIQLADTGLRAPSNGLVSKKNVEVGQLVQPGQTLMSLVADDDIWVVANVKETDVGKVRNGAEAEIEVDAYPGVTFNGKVESISAATGAKFTLLPPDNATGNFTKVVQRIPVKIRLAKRDDAQHPLRPGMSVFATIKAS; encoded by the coding sequence ATGACGACAGAAACCCCGGCCGGCAACGCTGCACCGGCAAAACAGGGCAAGGCCCGCCTGGTCCTGATGATCATGGCGATCGGCATTGCCGGCGGCCTCGGCTACCGCTGGTGGTACGGCCATCACTATGTGAGCACCGACAACGCGCAGGTCGAAGGCCGCATCGTGCCGATCGCCGCGCGCGTGGCGGGCTATGTGCGCGCCGTCAATGTCTCGGACAATGAGCTGGTCAGGACGGATTCCGAGCTGGTCAAGATCGACGATCGCGACTACAAGGCCAAGCTGCTGCAGGCCGAGGCCGAGCTCGCCATTGCGCTCTCGAATACCGGCAACAAGCAGGGCAACGATGTCGGCCAGGCCGTGGCGCAAATCAACTGGGCCCAGGCCAACGCCTCGGCGGCCAGCGCCACCATCAAGCAGGCGGAAGCCAATCTGCAGAAGGCCAGGAACGATCTCGAGCGCATCAAGTCGCTCGCGGCCCAGGCGATGGCGTCGCAGCAACAGCTCGACGCGGCGGAAACCACCGTGCGAACGGCCGAAGCGCAACTCAAGACCTCGCGTGACTCGGCCAGCGCGGCCGGCGAACAGGTGACCGTGTACTCGGCCGCCTTGCGCTCGGCACGCTCCAAGGTCGACGCGGCACGCGCGGTGCGCGACCTCGCGGCGATCCAGCTCGCCGATACCGGCCTCAGGGCACCGAGCAACGGCCTCGTCAGCAAGAAAAACGTCGAAGTCGGCCAACTGGTGCAGCCGGGCCAGACACTGATGAGCCTCGTTGCCGACGACGACATCTGGGTGGTCGCCAACGTCAAGGAAACCGATGTCGGCAAGGTCAGGAATGGCGCCGAGGCGGAAATCGAAGTCGATGCCTACCCCGGCGTGACCTTCAACGGCAAGGTGGAATCGATCAGCGCCGCCACCGGCGCCAAGTTCACGCTGCTGCCACCGGACAACGCCACGGGCAATTTCACCAAGGTCGTGCAGCGCATCCCGGTGAAAATCCGCTTGGCCAAGCGTGACGATGCGCAACATCCGCTGCGCCCGGGCATGAGCGTGTTCGCCACCATCAAAGCCAGCTAA
- a CDS encoding TetR/AcrR family transcriptional regulator codes for MNTPCSSPRWQRRKDARPSEITSAALALFIQKGFAATKLDEVARAAGVTKGTLYLYFSSKEELFKAAIRETLIPSIQMAEEFVADSKLSATEMLTHLMNKWVELIVESPANGISKLVVAEAGNFPDLANFYLNEVMTRVRKVFGEVLERGIQAGEFRPMHLGFAIKEIISPVILQTIWHHTFSPYGQEAMDLGEFTRFHLSVVLKGIQAAPDNTENQA; via the coding sequence ATGAACACTCCATGTAGCAGCCCACGCTGGCAACGCCGTAAGGATGCGCGCCCCTCGGAAATCACCAGTGCCGCGCTGGCCCTGTTCATCCAGAAGGGCTTCGCCGCCACCAAACTCGACGAGGTCGCCCGCGCGGCCGGCGTCACCAAGGGCACGCTTTACCTGTATTTCTCGAGCAAGGAAGAGCTGTTCAAGGCAGCCATTCGCGAGACGCTGATACCGTCGATCCAGATGGCGGAAGAGTTCGTCGCCGATTCCAAGCTGTCGGCCACCGAGATGCTGACCCATCTGATGAACAAATGGGTCGAGCTGATCGTCGAGTCACCCGCCAACGGCATCTCCAAGCTCGTGGTCGCCGAGGCGGGCAATTTCCCCGACCTGGCCAACTTCTATCTGAATGAAGTGATGACGCGGGTGCGCAAGGTATTCGGCGAAGTGCTCGAGCGCGGCATCCAGGCCGGCGAGTTCCGCCCGATGCATCTCGGCTTCGCCATCAAGGAAATCATTTCGCCGGTGATCCTGCAGACCATCTGGCACCACACCTTCAGCCCCTATGGCCAGGAGGCCATGGACCTGGGCGAATTCACCCGCTTTCACCTGAGTGTCGTGCTGAAAGGCATTCAGGCCGCACCTGATAACACGGAGAACCAAGCATGA
- a CDS encoding RNA methyltransferase, giving the protein MDNVLDRIRIVLSRPSHPGNIGSAARAMKVMGLSRLYLVSPQAFPSDHADALASGAVDVLRNATACTSLGEALSGVGFVAALSARRRDLTLPSENLREAAEHMVGLAGSNEIAFVFGNETFGLSNDEVMQCNLLVHVPANPVYSSLNLAAAVQLVCYELRMAAGLREFDDQNEAPTLATQDQVEGMLQHLEATLIEIGFLNPANPKRLMPRLRRLYKRARLENEEIDILRGVLTKTLQGRSSK; this is encoded by the coding sequence ATGGACAACGTACTCGACCGCATCCGCATCGTTCTCTCGCGCCCGAGCCATCCGGGCAACATCGGCTCGGCCGCCCGGGCGATGAAGGTCATGGGCCTGTCGCGGCTCTATCTCGTCAGCCCGCAGGCCTTTCCCAGCGACCATGCCGACGCGCTGGCCAGCGGAGCCGTCGACGTGCTGCGCAACGCCACCGCGTGCACCTCGCTCGGTGAGGCGCTGAGCGGCGTCGGCTTTGTTGCCGCGCTGTCGGCACGCCGCCGCGACCTGACCTTGCCATCGGAAAACCTGCGCGAAGCGGCGGAACATATGGTCGGCCTGGCGGGCAGCAATGAAATCGCCTTCGTCTTCGGCAACGAGACCTTCGGCCTCTCCAATGACGAGGTGATGCAGTGCAATCTGCTCGTGCACGTGCCGGCCAACCCGGTCTACAGCTCGCTCAACCTGGCCGCCGCGGTGCAGCTGGTGTGCTACGAGCTGCGCATGGCCGCGGGCCTGCGCGAGTTCGATGACCAGAACGAGGCCCCCACGCTGGCCACGCAGGATCAGGTCGAAGGCATGCTGCAACACCTCGAAGCCACGCTGATCGAAATCGGCTTTCTCAACCCGGCCAACCCCAAGCGCCTGATGCCGCGGCTGCGCCGGCTCTACAAGCGCGCGCGGCTCGAAAACGAGGAAATCGACATCCTGCGCGGCGTGCTCACCAAGACACTGCAAGGCCGCAGCAGCAAGTAA
- a CDS encoding inositol monophosphatase family protein yields the protein MHPMLNIAVKAARRAGSIINRASNNLDVLRVERKGQSDFVSEVDRAAEQAIVEVLLEAYPNHAILAEEGGATGDSEFQWIIDPLDGTTNFLHGFPQYAISIALQHNGVLTQGVIFDPVHNDLFTATRGSGAFLNDRRIRVGKRIQLSDALIGTGFPYSDFTHLDSYLAMFKDLLQKTAGLRRPGAAALDLAYVACGRFDGFWELGLKPWDVAAGALLVQEAGGLVSDLGGNEGYLESGNLIAGSPKIFGQLLQALQPHLNDALTR from the coding sequence ATGCACCCGATGCTGAATATTGCGGTCAAGGCCGCCCGCCGTGCCGGATCGATCATCAACCGCGCTTCCAACAACCTCGACGTGCTGCGTGTGGAGCGCAAGGGCCAGAGCGATTTCGTCTCCGAAGTCGACCGTGCGGCCGAGCAGGCGATCGTCGAAGTGCTGCTCGAAGCCTATCCGAACCACGCCATCCTGGCGGAAGAGGGCGGCGCGACAGGTGACTCCGAATTCCAGTGGATCATCGATCCGCTCGATGGCACGACCAATTTCCTGCACGGTTTCCCGCAATATGCGATCTCGATCGCGCTGCAGCACAACGGCGTGCTGACCCAGGGCGTGATCTTCGACCCGGTACACAACGACCTGTTCACCGCCACGCGTGGCTCCGGCGCCTTCCTGAACGACCGCCGCATCCGCGTCGGCAAGCGCATCCAGCTGTCGGACGCGCTGATCGGCACCGGCTTCCCGTATTCCGACTTTACCCACCTCGACAGCTACCTCGCGATGTTCAAGGACCTGCTGCAGAAGACCGCCGGCCTGCGCCGCCCCGGTGCCGCCGCGCTGGACCTGGCCTATGTTGCCTGCGGGCGTTTCGATGGCTTCTGGGAGCTCGGGCTGAAGCCCTGGGATGTCGCCGCCGGCGCCTTGCTGGTGCAGGAGGCGGGTGGCCTGGTGAGCGATCTCGGCGGTAACGAGGGTTACCTCGAAAGCGGCAACCTGATCGCCGGCTCGCCCAAGATCTTCGGCCAGTTGCTGCAAGCCTTGCAGCCCCACCTGAACGACGCGCTCACGCGCTGA